The genomic stretch GATCGTCCCGATGTTGATGTGCGGCTTGCTTCGATCGAATTTCTCCTTCGCCATCTCTTACTCTCCTTGCATGCACGGGACAAGCCTCAGGAGCCATCCCAACATGAACGTGAAATCGGACCTCTTTCGGGTGTAGACGGAATGTTCAACGGAAGGCAGAGCCCACGACCAGGCTTGAACTGGTGACCTCGTCCTTACCAAGGACGCGCTCGTACCATCTGAGCTACGTGGGCATAACTCTGGAGCGGGAGACGGGGCTCGAACCCGCGACCAACAGCTTGGAAGGCTGTGACTCTACCACTGAGTTACTCCCGCCTCTAGCTTCAATCAATGTGGTGGAGAGAGGAGGATTCGAACCTCCGTAGCTCGCAAGGAGCGGCAGATTTACAGTCTGCTGCCATTAACCACTCGGCCATCTCTCCCAACGAACCCAATCGCTGGAGCTGGCGAAGGGACTTGAACCCCCGACCCTCTGATTACAAATCAGATGCTCTACCAACTGAGCTACGCCAGCCCGTTGGCAAACACCCAAACATAGCAAAAAGACACTCCCCGCGCAAGAACAAATACCGGAGGCGCTTGCAAATTTCGGCAGCGGGATCGTTGCCCGGAATGGCCACAATAGGCACAAAAACACAAATGGTGCCATTTGTGCTTTTTGTGTTTAGACAGCATTTTTTAACCAGGTCGAACCCAATATTGAGAAAGGCAGAACATCACGTTTACCGGCAAGATGAGCTGCCCCGCTGCCAATATTGCAATAAGCTCACCGGGCTATCCGTTTCAATTGCTTTGGCTGCGCCTTCGCTGACGGATGGCCTCGTAAAGCACAATACCGGCAGCAACCGACACGTTTAGCGACCGGATGGGCCCCGGGGTGGGAATCGAAGCCAGAAAATCGCATTTTTCCCGCACCAGCCGCCTCAACCCCGCTCCTTCGTTCCCCAGAACCAGTGCTGTGGCCACGGTTAAATCCAGATCCTGACAGCCGAGAGGCTGACCCGTTTCCACGCCTGCAACCCATATTCCTTTCGTCTTGAGTCGATCGATGGCTCTGGCGAGATTGCTCACGCGAGCGATGGACAGGTATTCCAGTCCACCCGCTGCCGCTTTGGAGACGGTGGCCGACACTCCAGCGGCATGGTCCTTGGTGACAATCACCCCATCCACCCCGGCGGCCGCGCAGCACCTCAAGACGGCGCCCAGGTTTCGCGGATCCTCGACCGAATCCAATGCGACCACCAGAGGCGCCGCCCCCAAACCGTCCAGGAGATCTTCCAACTCGACGTAGGGCCGGGCGGCACAGACCGCCACCACTCCCTGGTGGTTGGCCCCGCCCACGCGCTGATCCAGAAGGTTACGCGGTTCAAACCGGATGGCGTATCCCCGGCGCCTGGCAAGCTGGAGGATGGCCTTGAGTCCCGGACTGCCGGCATCCCGCGCCACAAAGAGGCACGAAACCGGTCTGGCGCCGGATCTCAGACACTCTCTCACCGGATGGATGCCGTAGATCAGTTGCTCCATCAAACAGTCGGTATCAGTCCCTGGGAAAGCATGGCGCTATGAAACTCGTCGACCCTGGCCCGACAGTCTTTGACTCGATGGGGCAACTCGAGCTGACTGCCCCCCTCGAATATGGGCACCAGCTTGTCCAGCTCCGGCCCTGAATCCTTGCCCGTCAGCGCCACCCGAATGGGATGAAAAAGCTTTCTCCCTTTTTGACCGCTGGCCGCCTTCACGCTCCGCACGATGGACGACCACTCCCGGACCACGTCGCACTCCTCATGAGAAAGCTGATTTCGGAGTTCGTCAACGACTCTTGCGGCCCCGGGCAGGGACAGCACCTGGCGTACTCCCTCATCCCGAACGGCCTTTTCCGCCTCAAAAGACCATAACTGGGGAGCCTTTTGGGAAATCTGGCTCAAGTGGTCCAGCCCGGGCAGAAAGGCCTCGACCACCAGTCCTACCCATTGGCGTACCGCGGAATCCACCTCTTTCAACAGTCCCTCCTGCCTCAGACAGGCAATGGCCCACTCGACAGCACGGGAGGGCTCGTATTCTTTCAGGTAGTGCCGGTTGAAAAAATACAGCTTTTGGATGTCGAAAACGGCCGAACTCTTCGACACTCGCTCGATGTCGAAGCTTGCAACCAGCTCTTCCGGCGAGAGGATTTCATCCTGGTCTTCTCCGGGCGCCCATCCCAGAAGGGTCAGGTAGTTTAGCAAGGCCTCCGGAAGAACTCCCAGATCCAGAAAATGTTGCAGCGAAGTTGCCCCGTGTCTCTTCGAAAGACGGTTTCGGTCGGGACCGAGAATGGTCGACAAATGAGCGAAGACCGGCAGGGGCCATCCCAGGGCCTCGTATATCAGAACCTGTCGAGGGGTGTTGGACAGGTGGTCGTCGCCCCGCACGACATGGCTGATCTTCATCGAGCCATCGTCCACAACCACCGCGTAGTTATAGGTGGGCATTCCGTTGGACCGGACCAGAATGGGGTCTCCCAAGACGGCGCTGTCGAACTTCATCTCGCCATGGACCAGATCCTGAAAGAAAACGCTGCCGGAACGGACCCTCAGGCGAATCACCGACGGATGCGAATCCTTCAGCCGTTGAGCCACCTCCCCGGCAGAAAGATTCCGGCAGGTTCCAGGATACTTCCAGGCGACTCCCGCCCGCCGTGCCTCCCGGGCCTGCCGCCCCAATTCCTCCTCACTGCAAAAACAGCGGTAGGCGGACCCGTTCTCCAACAGGGACTCGGAATGACGTGCATAAATTGCCGTGCGGCTGCTTTGACGATAGGGGCCGAACGGCCCGCCGCAATCCGGCCCCTCCTGCCAATCCAGGCCCAGCCACTTCAGATTTCGGCAAATAAGATCCTCAAAACGACTATCGGAACGAGCCCGGTCGGTGTCTTCGATTCGAATGACAAGGGTGCCTCCATACTTTTTCGCGAACAGCCAGTTGAAGACGGCGGTCCGGGCGTTTCCGACGTGCAGTTCACCGGTCGGGCTCGGAGCAAAGCGTAGACGATTGGGCATTATTGACCCACCCGCTGGAAAGCCGACAGGTTGGAAGTTTCGGGATCAGGAAGCGCCACGGATGGTTGGAATGTCGCAAGCTTCCCATGGGCTAACGCCCACGGCAAGCTGCTGCTGCCTCGCTGCTCAACTCCCAGCTCCCGGGCTGGCAGACTGCCGGACGAAGAGCTCGGCCAGCGGCAGATCGGCAGGTTTGGTGATCTTGATGTTCCGCTCGCTACCCAGCAGCACCGTTACCGGATAACCCAGACGCTCTACGAGACAGGACTCGTCGCTTGCGTAATAGTGGTCGGCACGGGCCCTTTCGAACGCTTCCTCGAGTATGTGGTAGCGAAAGGCTTGCGGAGTCTGAACCATGACAATTTTTTCACGCGGCAAAGTGGCCACCACCTGCTGTCGTTCAACTTGCTTGACCGTATCGATGCAGGGGAGGGCCACGATGGCGCTGCCCTTCTCAGCCGCCGCATCAATGACGGCCTCAATCATGTCCACCTCCACAAAGGGCCTGACACCGTCGTGAACCACCACGATATCGGTGCCGGAATCAAGAGCCCTGAAGGCGTTGTAGACCGATTCCTGGCGATGAGCTCCGCCCGCCACCAAGTGGGCAAACTCCGACAGACCCCGCTGCTCCAACTCCTGGCGGAATACGGGCATGTCCGACTCTCGGAGCGAGACGCAGGCATTCAGCACCCGGGTGCAGGCCGCGAACTTTTCCAGTGTATGGATGAGGACCGAACCGTCCCCCAGCGGAATGAACTGTTTGGGGCTGGGCGACTTCATCCGCGTCCCCACTCCCGCCGCCGGAATGATGGCAGCCACATTCATGGTCCAACGGCTTCCATCTTGTGAGAACGGTCGTGGTAGCGACCGAATATCATCTTGCCGGCCGTGGTCTGCAGGACGCTGGTGACCGAGGTGTCAATGGTCTTTCCGATCATCTTTCTGGCGTTGTCCACCACCACCATGGTGCCGTCGTCGAGGTAGGCCACCCCCTGGTTGTACTCCTTGCCCTCCTTGAGAATGAATACCTTCATGACCTCGCCGGGCAGGACGACCGGCTTGAGCGAGTTGGCCAGCTCATTGATGTTCAACACGGGAACATCTTGCAATTGAGCTATCTTGTTGAGGTTGAAGTCGTTGGTAACAATCTTGGCTTCCAGTTCCTTGGCCAGCTCGATGAGCTTCAAATCCACTTCCCGAATCTGGGGAAAGTCCTTCTCCAGGATCTGCACCTCAATCCCGGCCATTTTCTGTATCCGCTGGAGAATATCCAGACCGCGCCGTCCCCGATTCCGCTTCAGGGAATCCGCGGAATCGGCTACCTGCTGGAGCTCTCGCAGCACGAACTGGGGAATGAGCAGAATCCCGTCTATGAAGCCGGTCTCACAGACGTCAGCCACGCGTCCGTCGATGATCACGCTGGTATCCAGGATCTTGTAGTTCTTCCCGCTGCGTCTCTCTCCGGCAAAAAACCCGCCCAAAGCCGACAGGTTGAGGAGATCTCCCTTGTTGGCTCCCATCACCAGGCCGACGTAGCCCATGAAGAGGAACAGTCCAATTTGAAGAAACGACTTGGTTTGAGGGTCAATGGTAGTCTCGACCAGCATGATGCCGATCATGGCGGCTCCGCCGATGCCCATAATGGACCCGATGGCTGCACCGATGAGCTGCTTCAACGAGGTCTTTCTCAGGCGGACCTCGAAAATGATGATCGCCGCGGAAGTCACCGCACCGACGACCGCCGCCAGAGGCTTGGTCAAATCAAAAGGCTGGAAGTAGTAACAACTGAAAATGAAAACCGCACAAAACACTACCCGAATAAAGGTTGTCTCCAACAAATGGTCTCACCCCCTTCGAATCAGGACAGAACGCCCGCAACTTGGCTGGGAAAAGCCTTGATACTTGAAACGACAAATGACAAGGGAGTCACTGGCACAGGCAGGCTTTCGGCGAGAAGAAGCTCGGAGGAAACATCAACAGGCTGCCTGCCGACGTTGGTCATTTTGGAACCCCATTTCATTCGCGGCGACACCGAATCAGCTTGCCGAATCGACGAATGCCATGGGCGTTGCAGGAAGCCACATCCTGCACGGGTGCAGTATACCACTGTCCCTTTGCCTCATTCAACCGCAGCGACGTTTCGCCGGGAAGGTCTTGTCCCAGCAAGCTCAAACACTTATACTCGATGCGATCTGATTCTAGTTGAGCATGCTCGCGGTGACCCTCACCCTCTTTAGCCCCGAAGTTCGTCTCAAGGCGATTCCGGCGGCAGCCGGTCTTGGACGGCGTCCTGGGTGCCTGCCGTTTCTACTGGCGTTTCTGGCCCTTGTCGGATCCCCTTCCCTTCAGGCTTCCACCTTCGAGGGGGAGGTGAAACCCTTCCTGGCCGAACACTGCCTGCAATGCCACAACGCCAACCTCAGTACCGCCGAAATCAACCTGAGCGGCTTCGACCCCGAGCATCCGGTCCGCGATCGGCAGGACCTGTGGCAGTCCGTGTTGCGGGAGCTTCGCACCGGTCGCATGCCTCCGCCGGGAAATCCACGTCCGACCGTCGCGCAATTGAGGGAAGTGGAACGGTGGATCGAAGCCCGGCTCGAGGAAGAGGCTGCCAGCGTGGCTCCCAGCCCCGGAAGGGTTACGGCCCGGCGGCTCAACCGCAGTGAGTACGACAATACGATTCGGGACTGGTTGGGCCTCGATCTCGGTTTGTCGGAGGACTTTCCAATCGATGATACCGGTTACGGCTTCGACAACATCGGGGATGTGCTCTCGCTCTCTCCGCTGCTGATGGAAAAATACCTGGCGGCTGCCGAAGAGATTGCCGGTCGGGCCGTGGTGGTTCGGCGAAAAATCAAGCCGGTGCTGGCCCGTTACCTGGCCTCCCGAAGCCAGGCTCCCCCCTCTATCCCGGAAGGCACCCACACCGTTCCTTACTCGCTCGAAGGCAGGCTTCTCGCCCAACATTCCTTCCCCTCTCCGGGAGAGTACGAACTGCGGGTGCGGGTTGTGGACAGAAGGAGATCGCCGCCGGCCGAAGCCGGACAGTGGATACCTGCCGAGCTGCCTTCGGCCACCCTGTCCCTCCTGCTTGACGACAGGCCCCTTCAGACCTTTCACATTGCAACCGACGCATACCACAGGGGCACCTTCGACATTCGCATCAGGGTCGACTCGGGCGCGCATCGGCTGGAGGCGTCGCCCCGGTTGGATTCCGAGTCACTGGGCACCGCGCTCAACCACGCGGTTTTCGAGCACAGGGTGGAGCCCCCCCCGGAACGCCTGGTCTATGCCGATTCCATGGAAATCCTGGGTCCGTTCCAGGTGAAGCCAAAGCCCCTGACCGACAGCCATCGCCGGGTCCTGATCTGCGGGCATGACCCGGGGAAACACCTGGCGGGCTGCACCGATTCGATTCTGCGGAACCTGGCGCTGCGAGCCTACCGCCGGCCGGCAACCGAGCAGGAGATCGACCGATTGCGGGGGCTGGCAGCCTCGGCTCAAAGGCAAGGGGAACCCCTGGAACGCGGAATCCAGATGGCTCTCCAGGCCGTCCTGGTGTCACCCCATTTCCTCTTCCGACTTGAATTCGATCCGGAGGACGACCCTGCCGGCTCGGCCCACCCCCTGGGGCCCTATGAGCTCGCCTCTCGTCTTTCCTACTTTCTCTGGAGCAGCCTTCCGGACGACGAGCTGTTCGGTTTGGCCCAAAGAGCCGAACTTGACGATCCTCGAGTCCTGAGACAACAGGTGGAACGGATGCTCAAGGATCCCAGGTCCGAGGCCCTGGTGGAAAACTTTGCCGGGCAATGGCTGCAACTACGGAATCTGGAGAGCGCCCAACCCGACCCTGACCGGTTTCCTGACTTTGATGAACCGTTGCGGGAGGCCATGCGTCGCGAAACGGAGCTCTTCTTCCGTTCGATCCTGGAGGAAGACCGCAGCCTGATCGATTTTCTGGACGCCGACTACACCTTCCTCAACCAGCGACTGGCTCGACACTACGGGCATTCAGGCGTCGAAGGCCCGCACTTCCGGAGGATTGAGATTGCCGGTGAACAGCGTGGAGGACTGATTGCTCAAGCCAGCATATTGACGGTTTCCTCCTACCCGACTCGTACTTCCCCGGTCTTGCGAGGCAAATGGATCCTGGAAACCCTGCTGGGCACCCCACCTCCGCCGCCCCCCGAGATGGAGACACTCGAGGAGGAACCAAACGGTGCGCACATGACACTCCGGGAGCGGCTGGAGAAGCACCGGAGCCAGCCGGCCTGCGCCGCCTGCCACCTGAAGATGGACGCCCTGGGCTTCGGATTGGAAAACTATGATGCTGTGGGAGCCTGGCGGACGGATGACGGCGGGGTTCCGGTGGACACCGCCGGAGAGTTGCCGGGTGGACGCTCCTTTCAGGGACCGAAGGATCTCAAGGCGCTGCTGGCCGACACGGAGCGCGATGCATTCGTTCGCTGTCTCACCGAAAAAATGTTAACCTACGCCCTGGGAAGAGGCCTGGAACCCTACGACAAGCCTGCGGTGGACCGGATCTGCCTGGAGTTGGAAAACAACGGCTTCAGATTCAGCCAACTGGTCCAATCGATCGTCGAGAGCCTGCCGTTCCAAATGAGGACCACCAACGGAGGAGGATCATGACGCCACGACATCTTCCACGCCGAACCTTTCTGCGTGGGATGGGAGTAGCCATCGGACTTCCCTGGCTGGATGCCATGGTGCCCGCCTTTGCAGCCAAGGTGCCGGTCTCGGCCGATTCACCGACCCGCCTGGCCTTTGTCTATGTTCCCAACGGGATCATCATGTCCGACTGGACGCCGGCCAGCGAGGGTTCCGACTTCGAACTGCCGTCCATCCTTCAGCCTCTGAAAGATTACCGGGACGACTGTCTGTGGCTCAGCGGACTGACCCACAACAACGGCCGTGCCCTCGGCGACGGTCCGGGCGACCATGCGCGGGCCGCGGCTTCCTATCTCACCGGAGTCCATCCCAGGAAGACCCAGGGAGCGGATATCCGAAACGGCATCTCGGTAGACCAGATTGCGGCTCAGGCCGTCGGTGGCCAGACCCGGTTTGCCTCTCTGGAATTGGGGCTTGAACATACCCGACTGGTCGGCAATTGCGATTCCGGCTACAGTTGCGCCTACAACAACAGCATTTCCTGGCGCAGCCCCACCAGTCCCATGCCGCCCGAGGTCAGTCCGCGCTCGATCTTCAATCGCCTCTTCGGCGCCCCTCGGGATGCGGACCAGACCCGCAAAACCAGCGCCAAGGACCGGGCCAGCATTCTGGACCTGGTCCAGGACGAGACGCGCAGTCTCTTCAATCGCCTGGGTCCGGTGGACCGGCGCAAGCTGGACGAATACCTGTTTGCTGTCCGCGACATCGAGAAACGGATCGAGTCGCTCGAGAACGCACCGGCCGCGCTGGTGCCGGACATGGACATACCCGCAGGCATCCCCATCGATTTTGCAGAGCACCTGCGGCTCCTGTTCGATCTGCAGACGGTGGCGTTCCGGACGGACCTGACCCGCATAACGACTCTGATGATGGGGCGGGAAGGCAGCAATCGCACCTACCGGGAGATTGGCGTGTCCAATGCTCACCACGGACTCACTCACCACCAGGGGAACCAGTCCAAGATCGAGCAGATCATCAGGATCAATCGCTACCACACGCAACAGTTTGCCTACTGGCTGGGACAACTCAAGTCGATTCCCGACGGCGACGGCAGCCTGCTGGACAGCCTGATGATTGTCTACGGCAGCGGTCTCAGCGACGGCAACGAACACCTGCATCACGACCTGCCGGTGATGGTCGCCGGACGGGGTTCGGGCAGTCTCCATCCCGGCCGCCACATCCGCTATCCCGACGAGACCCCGTTGACCAACCTTTACATGACCCTGCTGAGCCACATGGGCATCCATCCCGAATCGATCGGCGACAGCAACGGCCAACTAAAGCTTCTGTCGGAGATTTGATCCTGGTCCACCGGTGGCGAATTCCGCACTCAACAGATTCCGAGCCGTGACCGGGAGCGCCGTGGTTATCACGCTCCTGGCCGTCAGCGCGCCAATGCACGCCGAAACCCTCTTCAACGGCCGTCCTTCCCTGATTCTGGAGGGCCGGGCCGCTCGGTTGGTGGTGGATCTCGGGGGAGGTTCATTGGTGGACTTCCGCCTGAGCGGTCACTCCGTCAACCCTCTCCAGTGGGACCCGGGGGAATCGGTGGTCTTGAAGCCCCTGGGCCACTTTCTCTGCCTGGATCGCTGGGGCGCGCCCTCGGAAGCCGAAGAACGCAACGGAATGTTCTTTCACGGGGAGGCCAGCCGCGTGGAGTGGACGGTTCTGGAGGGACCGGCTCGCAAGGGTGGCGCCGTGGAAGCGACTATGTCGGCCCTGCTTCCCATGGCTGGACTCGAGGTCTTGCGGACCGTTCGCCTGTCCGACTCGTCGGCGAGCTGCATCGTCTCCGAAAGCGTCACCAACAGAAACAAGCTGGGTCGTATCTACAACATGGTCCAGCACCCGACGATCGGCCCCCCGTTCCTGGACGAGGGCACTCTGGTCGACAGCAACGCACGCAAGGGCTTCATGCAGACCAGCCCCCTGCCCAATCCGGAGGAGCCGGCGGTTTATTGGCCCCAGGCGCTCAAGCAGGGCCAACCCCTGTCGCTGCGCCGACTGGCGGACGACTCCGACCCCAACGTGGTCTCTTTCGTCTTTGACGAGGACCTTGGCTGGATCACCGCCAGCAGCCCCTCGCAAGGGTTGCTGATCGGGTACCTGTGGAGCACTGCGGAATACCCCTGGCTCAACATCTGGCGCCACTCGGAGAACGGCAAACCGCAAGCGCGGGGCCTGGAGTTCGGAACCAGCGGACTGCACCACCCCTTCCCCATCCTGGTCGAGAAGGGCAGGATCTTCGGTCGACCGCTCTACGTCCACCTGGACGCCGGTCAGACCACGGTGCGGTCTTATCTGGCCTTCCTGTTCAAGATCCCCGAAGATTACCGGGGGGTCGCCGGCCTGACCTGGCGGGACCGTCGCCTGGTCATCCGTGAGCTGGGAGGAAACAGTGACCGGGACCTGAGCATGACGACCGGAGATTTCGCTCCCTGAAGAGGTGCCGGCCCGTTCTCGCGGACTCGGCAATCCCACCGGCCAACCTGTTTCCTCAAAAAGGCCGTCTGAATACCTGGGCGGATGCCGAAGGCGGGCCCGATGAGCCGTTGGTCCGCCCCTGTCCTCTTCTCCGGCCAGACCACTTCCGCCGGCGGGATCATGAGCGCACCCTGGAAAACCAAAATCCCCGAGAGAACTCAGTGCTGCCCCGGGAAAACCCGTAGGCTGCTGTCCTGCCTGCCGGGGCCGGCCCTTGTTCTGG from Acidobacteriota bacterium encodes the following:
- the rlmB gene encoding 23S rRNA (guanosine(2251)-2'-O)-methyltransferase RlmB, with the protein product MEQLIYGIHPVRECLRSGARPVSCLFVARDAGSPGLKAILQLARRRGYAIRFEPRNLLDQRVGGANHQGVVAVCAARPYVELEDLLDGLGAAPLVVALDSVEDPRNLGAVLRCCAAAGVDGVIVTKDHAAGVSATVSKAAAGGLEYLSIARVSNLARAIDRLKTKGIWVAGVETGQPLGCQDLDLTVATALVLGNEGAGLRRLVREKCDFLASIPTPGPIRSLNVSVAAGIVLYEAIRQRRRSQSN
- the gltX gene encoding glutamate--tRNA ligase codes for the protein MPNRLRFAPSPTGELHVGNARTAVFNWLFAKKYGGTLVIRIEDTDRARSDSRFEDLICRNLKWLGLDWQEGPDCGGPFGPYRQSSRTAIYARHSESLLENGSAYRCFCSEEELGRQAREARRAGVAWKYPGTCRNLSAGEVAQRLKDSHPSVIRLRVRSGSVFFQDLVHGEMKFDSAVLGDPILVRSNGMPTYNYAVVVDDGSMKISHVVRGDDHLSNTPRQVLIYEALGWPLPVFAHLSTILGPDRNRLSKRHGATSLQHFLDLGVLPEALLNYLTLLGWAPGEDQDEILSPEELVASFDIERVSKSSAVFDIQKLYFFNRHYLKEYEPSRAVEWAIACLRQEGLLKEVDSAVRQWVGLVVEAFLPGLDHLSQISQKAPQLWSFEAEKAVRDEGVRQVLSLPGAARVVDELRNQLSHEECDVVREWSSIVRSVKAASGQKGRKLFHPIRVALTGKDSGPELDKLVPIFEGGSQLELPHRVKDCRARVDEFHSAMLSQGLIPTV
- the ispD gene encoding 2-C-methyl-D-erythritol 4-phosphate cytidylyltransferase translates to MNVAAIIPAAGVGTRMKSPSPKQFIPLGDGSVLIHTLEKFAACTRVLNACVSLRESDMPVFRQELEQRGLSEFAHLVAGGAHRQESVYNAFRALDSGTDIVVVHDGVRPFVEVDMIEAVIDAAAEKGSAIVALPCIDTVKQVERQQVVATLPREKIVMVQTPQAFRYHILEEAFERARADHYYASDESCLVERLGYPVTVLLGSERNIKITKPADLPLAELFVRQSASPGAGS
- a CDS encoding PIN domain nuclease; translation: MTKPLAAVVGAVTSAAIIIFEVRLRKTSLKQLIGAAIGSIMGIGGAAMIGIMLVETTIDPQTKSFLQIGLFLFMGYVGLVMGANKGDLLNLSALGGFFAGERRSGKNYKILDTSVIIDGRVADVCETGFIDGILLIPQFVLRELQQVADSADSLKRNRGRRGLDILQRIQKMAGIEVQILEKDFPQIREVDLKLIELAKELEAKIVTNDFNLNKIAQLQDVPVLNINELANSLKPVVLPGEVMKVFILKEGKEYNQGVAYLDDGTMVVVDNARKMIGKTIDTSVTSVLQTTAGKMIFGRYHDRSHKMEAVGP
- a CDS encoding DUF1592 domain-containing protein — encoded protein: MLAVTLTLFSPEVRLKAIPAAAGLGRRPGCLPFLLAFLALVGSPSLQASTFEGEVKPFLAEHCLQCHNANLSTAEINLSGFDPEHPVRDRQDLWQSVLRELRTGRMPPPGNPRPTVAQLREVERWIEARLEEEAASVAPSPGRVTARRLNRSEYDNTIRDWLGLDLGLSEDFPIDDTGYGFDNIGDVLSLSPLLMEKYLAAAEEIAGRAVVVRRKIKPVLARYLASRSQAPPSIPEGTHTVPYSLEGRLLAQHSFPSPGEYELRVRVVDRRRSPPAEAGQWIPAELPSATLSLLLDDRPLQTFHIATDAYHRGTFDIRIRVDSGAHRLEASPRLDSESLGTALNHAVFEHRVEPPPERLVYADSMEILGPFQVKPKPLTDSHRRVLICGHDPGKHLAGCTDSILRNLALRAYRRPATEQEIDRLRGLAASAQRQGEPLERGIQMALQAVLVSPHFLFRLEFDPEDDPAGSAHPLGPYELASRLSYFLWSSLPDDELFGLAQRAELDDPRVLRQQVERMLKDPRSEALVENFAGQWLQLRNLESAQPDPDRFPDFDEPLREAMRRETELFFRSILEEDRSLIDFLDADYTFLNQRLARHYGHSGVEGPHFRRIEIAGEQRGGLIAQASILTVSSYPTRTSPVLRGKWILETLLGTPPPPPPEMETLEEEPNGAHMTLRERLEKHRSQPACAACHLKMDALGFGLENYDAVGAWRTDDGGVPVDTAGELPGGRSFQGPKDLKALLADTERDAFVRCLTEKMLTYALGRGLEPYDKPAVDRICLELENNGFRFSQLVQSIVESLPFQMRTTNGGGS
- a CDS encoding DUF1552 domain-containing protein, with the translated sequence MTPRHLPRRTFLRGMGVAIGLPWLDAMVPAFAAKVPVSADSPTRLAFVYVPNGIIMSDWTPASEGSDFELPSILQPLKDYRDDCLWLSGLTHNNGRALGDGPGDHARAAASYLTGVHPRKTQGADIRNGISVDQIAAQAVGGQTRFASLELGLEHTRLVGNCDSGYSCAYNNSISWRSPTSPMPPEVSPRSIFNRLFGAPRDADQTRKTSAKDRASILDLVQDETRSLFNRLGPVDRRKLDEYLFAVRDIEKRIESLENAPAALVPDMDIPAGIPIDFAEHLRLLFDLQTVAFRTDLTRITTLMMGREGSNRTYREIGVSNAHHGLTHHQGNQSKIEQIIRINRYHTQQFAYWLGQLKSIPDGDGSLLDSLMIVYGSGLSDGNEHLHHDLPVMVAGRGSGSLHPGRHIRYPDETPLTNLYMTLLSHMGIHPESIGDSNGQLKLLSEI